One part of the Bdellovibrio bacteriovorus genome encodes these proteins:
- a CDS encoding DUF4339 domain-containing protein: protein MKNDRWYYNKNLKPQGPVGFEEIRQLILKGDIGPHDLISCDSDGSWKSAWEWGFDRSLFPATQGYVQGMDIAADDKEWVLLVASDDGKALVQEGPYSVREVQESLRSQRVSAQNYIWKSGMSGWSRILDRPEFN from the coding sequence ATGAAAAATGACCGTTGGTACTACAATAAAAATTTGAAACCCCAGGGCCCTGTCGGTTTTGAAGAGATCCGTCAGCTCATACTTAAAGGTGACATCGGTCCTCACGATTTGATTTCCTGTGATTCTGACGGAAGTTGGAAATCTGCCTGGGAGTGGGGGTTTGATCGCAGTTTATTCCCGGCCACACAAGGTTATGTCCAGGGGATGGATATCGCGGCTGATGATAAAGAGTGGGTGCTGCTGGTGGCATCTGATGATGGCAAAGCTTTGGTTCAGGAAGGACCCTATTCTGTCCGTGAAGTTCAGGAGTCTTTGCGCAGTCAGCGCGTCAGTGCTCAAAATTACATTTGGAAGTCCGGCATGAGCGGATGGTCGCGAATTTTAGATCGGCCCGAATTTAATTAA
- a CDS encoding HU family DNA-binding protein — protein MNKAQLVELVAEKTKTTKSQSELILDATLEAIQEALKDGDEVKLVGFGTFSRSSRKARQGRNPKTGETVKIPSAYIPKFKPGKDLKDALN, from the coding sequence ATGAACAAAGCGCAATTGGTGGAACTGGTCGCAGAAAAAACAAAGACAACCAAAAGTCAATCCGAGCTGATTCTCGATGCCACTCTGGAAGCCATTCAAGAAGCATTAAAAGATGGTGATGAAGTTAAACTTGTAGGTTTTGGCACATTCTCCCGCAGTTCCCGCAAAGCACGCCAGGGCCGCAATCCCAAAACCGGCGAAACCGTGAAAATTCCCAGCGCCTACATTCCAAAATTCAAACCCGGCAAAGACCTTAAAGACGCCCTTAATTAA
- a CDS encoding tetratricopeptide repeat protein produces MKNQNSLFVVFCLCLAVGFMGVYATFVAHFNGHEEYEMRLASLQKQVEKEKFNNSLLTYQLKDFQQTVAQVLPNDKTLQAKYELHNLSAVVRAPASEEALDLSGAIYEKGKRYFNGQEYDRAIREFGQLLEKYPLSQHSVEARFFIAESYFLKKDYRSSLGQIDEMVTQYPQHDLTGFILLRMGQISEINSQTEEAAEIYKTVAKNFKNENLKKQARKLAQSVE; encoded by the coding sequence ATGAAAAATCAGAACTCTTTATTTGTCGTTTTCTGCCTGTGCCTGGCTGTCGGGTTCATGGGAGTGTATGCCACATTCGTGGCGCATTTTAATGGTCATGAAGAGTATGAAATGCGCCTGGCATCCCTGCAAAAACAGGTGGAAAAAGAGAAATTCAACAACTCTCTTTTGACGTATCAGTTAAAGGACTTCCAGCAAACCGTCGCGCAGGTCCTTCCGAACGACAAAACACTTCAAGCAAAGTATGAACTTCATAATCTTTCCGCAGTGGTACGTGCTCCGGCCAGTGAAGAGGCATTGGATCTGTCTGGCGCCATCTATGAAAAGGGCAAGCGTTACTTTAACGGTCAGGAATATGACCGCGCCATTCGTGAATTTGGTCAGCTTCTGGAAAAATACCCGTTGTCCCAGCACAGTGTAGAGGCGCGTTTTTTCATTGCTGAAAGCTACTTCCTGAAAAAAGACTATCGCAGCAGCCTGGGTCAGATTGATGAAATGGTGACTCAGTATCCGCAGCATGATTTGACAGGTTTTATTTTGCTTCGTATGGGGCAGATCAGTGAAATCAACAGCCAGACTGAAGAGGCCGCTGAAATCTATAAAACCGTGGCTAAAAACTTCAAGAATGAAAACCTGAAAAAACAGGCGCGCAAACTGGCGCAAAGTGTTGAGTAG
- the pyk gene encoding pyruvate kinase yields the protein MLADRRAKIVATIGPATRDEKNLEKAIKAGMNVARLNFSHGSHEDHLKVVHSLRKLSKELQAPVAILQDLQGPKVRVGKFENGSIEIKPGEKLVVTTAKVLGKPGLVPSDFQELPLACVPGTRILLDDGLMEVKVLQVRGEEIDVEVVYGGILKDRKGMNLPGVNLPVDCMTPKDLEDLQFGIANKVDYIALSFVRHARDIRKLRELIEAGNSNAKIVAKIEMVEAIENLEEICRLSDAVMVARGDLAVEVGQSRLPGYQKRIIQVCNQLGKPVITATQMLDSMVENPRPTRAEITDVANAVLDGSDALMLSAESASGKHPFKCIRTMHEIITEVERNEEEYYKISLENEFLSTPASIAASASLSALKLNATAIICLTTSGKTANIISAFRPKARIISVTQHLDVLNGMELGWGIQTHAIKPYKTMEDILREVDLLLVSHGLGKTGDRVILTLGQPIACGAKTNSIYVHTVGGENVAKLPNDKLPLRCQEEPVVE from the coding sequence ATGTTAGCAGATCGTCGAGCGAAGATTGTGGCCACTATCGGCCCAGCGACACGTGATGAGAAAAATCTGGAAAAAGCAATTAAGGCGGGCATGAACGTGGCTCGCCTTAACTTTTCGCACGGAAGTCATGAAGACCACCTGAAGGTGGTTCATTCCCTGCGTAAGCTCTCTAAAGAGCTTCAGGCGCCCGTGGCAATCCTGCAGGATCTGCAGGGCCCTAAAGTCCGCGTGGGTAAATTTGAAAATGGTTCCATTGAAATCAAGCCTGGTGAAAAACTGGTGGTAACGACGGCAAAAGTTCTGGGTAAGCCGGGGCTGGTTCCGTCCGACTTCCAAGAGCTGCCTTTGGCCTGCGTTCCAGGCACGCGCATTCTTCTGGATGACGGTTTGATGGAAGTGAAGGTTTTGCAGGTTCGCGGTGAGGAGATCGACGTGGAAGTTGTCTATGGCGGTATCCTGAAAGACCGCAAAGGCATGAATCTTCCGGGTGTAAATCTGCCGGTGGACTGCATGACGCCAAAGGATCTTGAGGATCTGCAATTTGGTATTGCCAATAAAGTTGATTATATTGCCCTGAGCTTCGTTCGCCACGCCCGTGATATTCGCAAATTGCGTGAACTGATCGAGGCGGGTAATTCCAACGCAAAAATCGTAGCCAAAATCGAAATGGTGGAAGCGATTGAAAATCTGGAAGAGATCTGTCGCCTGAGTGACGCTGTCATGGTGGCGCGCGGGGATTTGGCGGTGGAAGTCGGTCAAAGCCGTCTGCCGGGTTATCAAAAACGCATCATTCAGGTGTGCAATCAATTGGGTAAGCCGGTGATTACTGCGACGCAGATGCTGGACAGCATGGTTGAAAACCCTCGTCCAACCCGTGCGGAAATCACGGACGTGGCCAATGCGGTTTTGGATGGTTCTGATGCTTTGATGCTGTCAGCGGAATCTGCCAGCGGCAAACATCCGTTCAAGTGCATCCGTACTATGCATGAAATCATCACTGAGGTGGAACGCAACGAGGAAGAGTATTATAAAATCTCTCTTGAAAACGAGTTCCTGAGTACGCCGGCGTCCATCGCCGCCAGTGCTTCATTGAGCGCATTGAAGTTGAACGCGACTGCGATCATCTGTCTGACGACTTCCGGTAAAACGGCAAATATCATTTCTGCCTTCCGTCCGAAGGCGCGCATTATTTCCGTGACTCAGCATCTGGATGTTTTGAATGGCATGGAATTGGGCTGGGGTATTCAGACCCATGCGATCAAGCCCTATAAGACGATGGAAGATATCCTGCGTGAAGTGGATCTGTTGTTGGTGTCTCATGGCTTGGGTAAGACCGGGGACCGTGTGATTCTGACATTGGGTCAGCCGATTGCTTGTGGTGCAAAAACCAATTCGATCTATGTGCACACAGTGGGCGGGGAAAACGTGGCGAAGCTTCCTAATGACAAGTTGCCTCTGCGCTGTCAGGAAGAGCCGGTTGTTGAATAG
- a CDS encoding cyclic nucleotide-binding domain-containing protein: MAEAKKVAKDTYLFRDGDAPDAMYIVKTGGFSITKSKGNTEVVIAEIQPGAMVGEMALFDKKPRSANVKATKDSEVIALPYDSLNKQMDQLPVWVRAIMKTLNEKLRDANQKIRLLENTNPDEERFPPHIVNKYISILNLVGNKYGKPEDGGGLSFSSVLIRNYTIQIFQEATNKMQSITNALTDLGYLSQEDRGDGTQKITNLKPQELFGFVDWYNEWLFKQDKDRLPALTEAEVNILNGILLFARRAQPNNKGLYKVDLTDVQNESMKELGQLIRADDVNSLIEKKYLTEKIMDEKGVYIMVELPYVEPLARNWTIVNNLKKKLR, translated from the coding sequence GTGGCTGAAGCAAAAAAAGTGGCAAAAGACACCTATCTATTCCGAGATGGGGATGCTCCCGATGCCATGTATATCGTAAAGACCGGCGGCTTTTCCATCACCAAAAGCAAAGGCAACACTGAAGTTGTCATCGCAGAAATTCAGCCAGGCGCGATGGTTGGCGAAATGGCGTTGTTTGATAAAAAACCCCGCAGCGCGAATGTAAAAGCCACCAAAGACTCTGAAGTGATCGCACTTCCCTATGACTCTTTGAACAAACAGATGGATCAACTGCCAGTGTGGGTTCGTGCCATCATGAAAACGCTGAATGAAAAACTGCGCGATGCGAACCAGAAGATCCGTCTGCTTGAAAACACCAATCCCGATGAAGAGCGCTTCCCGCCTCACATCGTGAACAAATACATTTCCATTCTGAATCTGGTCGGCAACAAATACGGAAAACCCGAAGACGGCGGAGGCCTGAGCTTTTCGTCTGTTCTGATTCGCAATTACACGATTCAGATTTTCCAGGAAGCCACCAACAAAATGCAAAGCATCACCAACGCCCTGACCGATCTTGGCTATCTTTCCCAGGAAGACCGTGGCGACGGCACCCAGAAAATCACCAACCTGAAGCCGCAGGAACTGTTTGGCTTTGTCGACTGGTACAATGAGTGGCTGTTTAAACAGGACAAGGACCGCCTGCCAGCCCTGACTGAAGCTGAGGTCAACATTCTAAACGGCATCCTGCTGTTTGCCCGCCGTGCCCAGCCGAACAACAAGGGTTTATACAAAGTCGATCTGACCGATGTGCAGAACGAATCGATGAAAGAACTGGGGCAACTGATCCGCGCAGACGATGTGAATTCTTTGATTGAGAAAAAGTATCTGACGGAAAAAATCATGGATGAAAAAGGCGTCTACATCATGGTGGAACTGCCTTATGTTGAGCCTTTGGCGCGCAACTGGACCATCGTGAACAATCTAAAAAAGAAGCTTCGCTAA
- a CDS encoding CoA transferase subunit B, which yields MPLTREQIAQRIAQEVEDGYCVNLGIGIPTLVANYIPRDKFVMLQSENGLLGMGPFPKEADIDADLINAGKQTVTALPGASFFSSADSFAMIRGGHVDLTVLGAMEVDESGSIANWMVPGKMVKGMGGAMDLVAGARNVIVAMQHTDKEGNSKLRTKCTLPLTGVKCIKKIVSDFGVIEITPEGFVLKEYAPDLTPEKVLAATEGKMKIAPDCKAMTF from the coding sequence ATGCCATTAACAAGAGAGCAAATTGCTCAACGTATCGCTCAGGAAGTTGAAGACGGCTATTGTGTGAATCTGGGTATCGGTATTCCCACTTTGGTGGCGAACTACATCCCTCGGGACAAATTCGTTATGTTACAGAGTGAAAACGGTCTTTTGGGTATGGGTCCATTCCCGAAAGAGGCTGATATTGATGCCGACCTGATCAACGCCGGCAAACAAACTGTGACGGCACTTCCGGGTGCGAGCTTCTTTTCCAGTGCTGACAGCTTTGCGATGATTCGCGGCGGTCACGTGGATCTGACCGTACTGGGCGCGATGGAGGTTGATGAATCCGGCAGCATCGCCAACTGGATGGTGCCTGGCAAAATGGTCAAAGGCATGGGCGGCGCGATGGATCTGGTTGCGGGCGCACGCAACGTGATCGTGGCCATGCAGCACACTGACAAGGAAGGCAATTCCAAGCTTCGCACCAAGTGCACGCTGCCTTTGACTGGTGTTAAGTGCATCAAGAAAATCGTCAGCGATTTCGGCGTGATCGAAATCACACCTGAAGGTTTCGTTTTGAAAGAATATGCTCCGGATCTAACTCCGGAAAAAGTTCTTGCAGCCACTGAGGGCAAAATGAAAATCGCCCCGGACTGCAAAGCGATGACATTCTAG
- a CDS encoding CoA transferase subunit A, whose amino-acid sequence MSKKVFKDAKSALFDVKDNMTLVLGGFGLCGIPENCITVLNEMGVKGLTCVSNNAGVDDFGLGLLLQKRQIKKMISSYVGENALFEKLYMSGELELEFCPQGTLAERIRAGGAGIAGFYTPTGVGTLVAEGKEIKQFDGRDYVLEKGIKGDFAFVKAWKGDKFGNLIFRKTARNFNPMAATAGKITVAEVEELVEIGELDPDQIHTPGVYVQRIFQGTDYQKRIEQKTVSKG is encoded by the coding sequence ATGAGCAAAAAGGTGTTTAAAGACGCCAAGAGCGCGCTCTTTGACGTCAAAGACAACATGACTCTGGTGCTGGGAGGCTTCGGCCTTTGCGGCATCCCGGAAAACTGCATCACAGTTCTGAATGAAATGGGCGTAAAAGGCCTGACGTGCGTTTCTAATAATGCCGGCGTGGACGATTTCGGACTGGGTTTGCTTTTGCAAAAACGTCAGATCAAAAAAATGATTTCCTCCTATGTGGGTGAAAACGCTTTGTTTGAAAAACTGTACATGAGCGGCGAACTGGAGTTGGAATTCTGCCCGCAAGGCACACTGGCTGAACGCATTCGTGCGGGAGGCGCTGGAATCGCTGGTTTCTACACTCCGACAGGAGTGGGCACACTGGTGGCTGAAGGCAAAGAGATCAAACAATTCGACGGACGCGACTATGTTCTTGAAAAAGGCATTAAAGGCGACTTCGCATTTGTGAAAGCGTGGAAGGGCGACAAGTTCGGAAATCTGATCTTCAGAAAAACTGCGCGCAACTTCAATCCGATGGCGGCAACAGCCGGTAAAATCACCGTGGCTGAAGTTGAAGAGCTGGTTGAGATTGGCGAACTGGATCCGGATCAGATTCACACTCCGGGTGTGTACGTTCAGCGCATCTTCCAGGGCACTGACTATCAAAAACGCATCGAACAAAAAACAGTTTCCAAGGGATAG
- a CDS encoding thiolase family protein, which yields MENVVIVSSVRTPVASFQGGFASVPAPKLGAAAIKEAITRAGVSADEIDECIMGEVLTAGVGQAPARQAALGAGLKNSTPCMTINKVCGSGLKSVMLAADSIALGHTKIAVAGGQENMTLAPHLLENSRSGYRMGPTQMTDSMIKDGLWDPYNNFHMGNAAEICVKEHNFTREEQDAFAIDSYKKAQDAWAKNVFKNEIAPVVVEGRKGAVTIDKDEEPFNTNFDKIPGLKPAFDKAGTITAANASKINDGAAAHVLMSESEAKKRGIKPLAKIVAHATFAHEPKYFTTAPVGAIKAALNKANLKVGDVDLWEINEAFAVVTQVAMKELEIPASKVNIHGGAVAIGHPIGASGARILATLVHALHTHNKRYGLATLCIGGGEAVALIIEKA from the coding sequence ATGGAAAATGTCGTAATTGTGAGCAGCGTAAGAACCCCTGTAGCTTCTTTCCAAGGAGGCTTTGCCTCTGTTCCTGCACCAAAACTGGGTGCAGCAGCCATCAAGGAAGCCATCACTCGCGCAGGTGTTTCTGCTGACGAAATCGATGAGTGCATCATGGGCGAAGTCCTGACTGCAGGTGTCGGCCAGGCTCCAGCGCGTCAAGCGGCTTTGGGCGCGGGTTTGAAAAACTCCACTCCGTGCATGACCATCAACAAAGTGTGCGGTTCCGGTCTGAAATCTGTGATGCTGGCAGCGGACTCCATCGCTTTGGGTCACACTAAAATCGCTGTGGCCGGCGGTCAGGAAAACATGACTTTGGCTCCGCACTTGCTTGAAAACTCCCGTTCCGGTTACCGCATGGGTCCAACACAAATGACCGACTCCATGATCAAAGACGGCCTTTGGGATCCATACAACAACTTCCACATGGGTAATGCCGCGGAAATCTGCGTAAAAGAGCACAACTTCACTCGTGAAGAACAAGACGCTTTCGCAATTGATTCCTACAAAAAAGCTCAGGATGCGTGGGCGAAGAATGTTTTCAAAAACGAAATCGCTCCGGTTGTGGTTGAAGGCCGCAAAGGCGCTGTGACCATCGATAAAGACGAAGAGCCGTTCAACACGAACTTCGACAAAATCCCTGGCTTGAAACCAGCATTCGACAAAGCCGGCACCATCACGGCGGCCAACGCTTCCAAAATCAACGACGGCGCTGCGGCTCACGTTTTGATGTCTGAAAGTGAAGCAAAAAAACGCGGCATCAAACCTCTGGCAAAAATCGTGGCTCACGCAACATTTGCGCACGAACCAAAATACTTCACCACAGCTCCAGTGGGCGCGATCAAAGCCGCTCTGAACAAAGCCAACCTGAAAGTGGGCGATGTGGATCTTTGGGAAATCAACGAAGCTTTCGCGGTTGTGACTCAAGTGGCGATGAAAGAACTTGAAATCCCGGCTTCCAAAGTGAACATCCATGGTGGTGCTGTGGCTATCGGTCACCCGATCGGTGCTTCTGGCGCGCGCATCCTGGCGACTTTGGTTCACGCTCTGCACACTCACAACAAACGCTACGGCCTTGCGACTTTGTGCATCGGTGGCGGCGAAGCGGTGGCATTGATCATCGAGAAAGCGTAA